The Thermoanaerobacterium sp. PSU-2 sequence TCTCTCTGTTTACCTCAGCCGAACCAGTTTTTCCTGCCGACTTATACTCGGTTTCTGCGTTTTTCCCAGTTCCATTTACCACAACATCTCTCATCATTTCTTTTACACTTTCTGCTGTGCTTTCACTTACCACTCTATACGAATTTACCTTGTGTAGATTTTCTACAACATTGCCATTTTCATCAACAATAGCTTTTAAGAGATTAGGAACATTTCTTATGCCGTCATTGGCGATGGTCGCTGCAACATCAGCAGCTTGCAGTGGAGTCATTGTAACATCTCCCTGCCCAATTGAAAGATTTCCTATGCCAGCACCTAATGTATTTTCCAAGGATGGCAATGTGCCAATTTGCTCCTCTATCGGCAGATTATCATCTTTTGTTATTCCAAATTTTTTTGCCATTTCTATTATATCGCTGCCGCCTGTCTTTTGCCCAATTTTTATAAATGTCGTATTTGATGAGACTTCAAATGCTTTGATCATGTTAATCAACCCATTTGACTCATCCATAAAGTTATGGTAAACCACACCATCGATGTTTATATACGGTTCGTCAATAAAGTTATCGTATATGTTGACTTTTTTATTTTCTAATGCAGCAGATGCCACTATTATTTTAAAAATGGACCCCGGGGGATAATCCATCACTGCTTTATTCAGCAATTCTTCGTTTTTGCTGTTTAGGTAATCGCTAACTTTATTTTGATCGTAGTTAGGCCTTGAAGCCATTGCCAAAATATCTCCATTTTTTACACTTAAAACAACTGCAGCACCGTTAATATTGTTTTTATCCAAAATATTTTCTACCGCTTTTTGAATATGATAATCGAGTGTTGTTTGAAGCGAGTATACATTTTTATCAGTGCTTCTTATTCTTACACCCAATCCTTTTAAATAGTCATTATTGTTGTCTTTAAATACAGCTATAGAATCATATCCATTAGTGCTTAAAATTTTGTTGAATGTGTCTTCCAATCCATAATTAGCGCTGCCACTGTATCCTATTATGTGTCTTGCCAATGAATTAGAATCATATCTTTGAGGAATATTCAGTATAAAGATTCCGACAGGCAAATTTCCGTCGTATGTATATCTAACTTTATAACTAAGAATATCTTTGCCTTCATTTAAGTTTCCATATATTTCACTTTCTAAAATACCAGTTAGTTTATTTATTATTTCTGATGCATTTTTTTTATTGATGATCAATCCAGGGATTGCATACACGTACTTTGTTGAAGTTCTATCTGTAAAAGGAATTAAATTTCTATCGTATATTTCTCCACGTTTTTTGTCTAAATTCAAACTTTGAATTTTTTGATCTACAGCAATTTTAGCGTATGTTTCACCTTTTACGTATTGTATATAAAAAAGCCTTATCAATAATGATAAGATAAGAAATGTAGTTATGACATTTAAAACAATAAATCTAATGTTTTTCCTATTCATAAAAAAACTCCTTTCCGGGTTTATTATTTCCCTTAAAGGAGTTTAACATTCACTAAGCTATGCTTTTTTTCTAAGAATGTAATATTTTTCTACCTTCCTCTTTAATGGAATCTTTACAATCATCTGTGGATGCGGTGCAACTCCGATTTCATTGCCTTCTATATCATACATTTTATCAATAGTCTCCACAAACATGTCTTTAGGACCTATGATCTCTATTATATCACCTAAAAAAAATCTGTTTCTTTGCTCTATTACAGCCATTCCACTTTTATCATCGTAATCAATCACCATTCCAACAATATTGTAATTCCTGATGTATGAGGAAGAATCATAATTGTGTGATTCAGAACCAGGTTTCCCAAAATAAAAACCAGTCGTAAAGTCTCTATTGCTGACTTTCCCCAATTCTTCTAAAAGGCCTTCATCAAAAACATATCTATCGCCAAATTCCAGATAATCATCAATTGCTTTTCTATAAGCTTTTGTCACAACAGCAACATAATACGAGCTTTTGTTTCTGCCTTCTATCTTTAGGCTGGTTGCGCCAGCTTTGATAATATCTGGAATGTATTTTATCATGCATAGATCTTTTGAATTCATTATATATGTCCCTCTGTCATCTTCCTCTATTCTCATATACTGTCCAGGCCTTTTTTCTTCAACAAGATAATACTTCCACCTGCATGGATGCGTACATTCGCCTTTGTTTGCATCTCTTCCTGTTAAATAATTACTTAGAAGGCATCTTCCGGAATATGAAATGCACATTGCACCGTGAACAAAAACCTCCAATTCTAAATCGTTTGGAGTTTTTTGTCTTATCTGCTTTATCTCTTCCAAAGACAATTCTCTAGCCAAAACAATGCGCTTTGCCCCTAATTCATGCCAAAAAATTGCGCTTCTATAATTAACGTTGTTAGCTTGTGTGCTTATATGAATCTCAAGTTTTGGTGCAACTTCCTTGATTATCGAAAATACACCTGGATCAGAAGCTATCACTGCGTCTATTCCAGTTTTACTAACTTCATATATATATTCTGGCAATCCTATGAGATCATCATTGTGAGGAAATATGTTTACAGTTAAATAAGCTTTTTTACCATGATTTTTAACATATTCAACTGCATATTTGATCTCATCCATGCTAAAGCCGACTGTAGCTCTAAGTCC is a genomic window containing:
- a CDS encoding penicillin-binding protein 2, with protein sequence MNRKNIRFIVLNVITTFLILSLLIRLFYIQYVKGETYAKIAVDQKIQSLNLDKKRGEIYDRNLIPFTDRTSTKYVYAIPGLIINKKNASEIINKLTGILESEIYGNLNEGKDILSYKVRYTYDGNLPVGIFILNIPQRYDSNSLARHIIGYSGSANYGLEDTFNKILSTNGYDSIAVFKDNNNDYLKGLGVRIRSTDKNVYSLQTTLDYHIQKAVENILDKNNINGAAVVLSVKNGDILAMASRPNYDQNKVSDYLNSKNEELLNKAVMDYPPGSIFKIIVASAALENKKVNIYDNFIDEPYINIDGVVYHNFMDESNGLINMIKAFEVSSNTTFIKIGQKTGGSDIIEMAKKFGITKDDNLPIEEQIGTLPSLENTLGAGIGNLSIGQGDVTMTPLQAADVAATIANDGIRNVPNLLKAIVDENGNVVENLHKVNSYRVVSESTAESVKEMMRDVVVNGTGKNAETEYKSAGKTGSAEVNREKNIYHAWFTGFVPYDEPVYAISVFVKNGDIGGIKAAPIFKQIAEEIMKYYK
- a CDS encoding U32 family peptidase, coding for MVELLSPAGDLERVKVAINYGADAVYFGGNNYGLRATVGFSMDEIKYAVEYVKNHGKKAYLTVNIFPHNDDLIGLPEYIYEVSKTGIDAVIASDPGVFSIIKEVAPKLEIHISTQANNVNYRSAIFWHELGAKRIVLARELSLEEIKQIRQKTPNDLELEVFVHGAMCISYSGRCLLSNYLTGRDANKGECTHPCRWKYYLVEEKRPGQYMRIEEDDRGTYIMNSKDLCMIKYIPDIIKAGATSLKIEGRNKSSYYVAVVTKAYRKAIDDYLEFGDRYVFDEGLLEELGKVSNRDFTTGFYFGKPGSESHNYDSSSYIRNYNIVGMVIDYDDKSGMAVIEQRNRFFLGDIIEIIGPKDMFVETIDKMYDIEGNEIGVAPHPQMIVKIPLKRKVEKYYILRKKA